The window ATGAACTGATGCGACGTTTTCCGAACTATTGCTACTTGCCGTTGACGACTCGTGAGCCCAAGAATCTGGAACCGAACCGGCCCGACTATGTCGGCAAGCAGTATCTGCAAACCATGTTCACCACCGGCAAGCTGGCGGAGTTGGTTGGTGATCCACTCGCGCCCGGCAACACGCACGTCTTTTTGTGTGGAAATCCGGACATGATTGGTTACGTGCCGCCTGGCGGAGACGTTCCCGACCGACCTGGCATGCTGCCTCTGCTTCGCGCTGCCGGTTTCCACGATGCCACAGAAACACCCGGACCTGGCACCATTCGCTTTGAGAAGTATTGGTAAGCTAGTCAGATCCGAAACAAGCGTTCACATTCACCATCCTTCACACTAACTAGCACGTCATCCCACGAGAGTGATCATGGACTTGAACAATACAATCGCGTTGATTCTTGGCGGTGGCCGCGGAACTCGATTGTTCCCGCTCACAAAGATCCGCGCCAAACCCGCTGTGCCCTTGGCTGCGAAGTATCGGTTGATCGACATTCCGATCAGCAACTGCATCAATAGCGGCCTGAATCGCGCTTATGTATTGACGCAATTTTTGTCAGAGAGTCTTCACCGTCACCTTCGGCAGACGTACACGTTTGACCACTTCAGCGGTGGCTTCGTTGAACTGTTGGCCGCTCAGCAAACGGTCAATTCCGGCACCGATTGGTACCAAGGCACCGCCGACGCGGTCCGCAAAAACTTGGTCCATTTGCGTGAGAGCTGGATCAAGCACGTGTTGATCCTTTCGGGCGATCAGCTGTACCGAATGGATTTTCGCGACATGATGAAGACTCACATTGAGTCCGGAGCCGCAGCGACCATCGCCGGCATCCCTGTGACTCGAAAAGACGCTTCGGCGTTGGGGATCATGCAAGTCGACGATACCGGACGCGTGACCGGCTTCGTCGAAAAGCCGCAAACGGAAGAAGAGATCGCGAAGGTTCGCATGGAACCCAGCTGGATCGACGCTCGCGGCATCGAAAGCCAAGGACGTGATTTGTTAGCCAGCATGGGGCTGTATATTTTCGACAAAGACCTGATGGTCGACATGCTCGAGAACAGCCTGCACAGCGACTTCGGGAAAGAGGTTTTCCCCGAAGCTATCAACACTCACAAGGTTCAGTTGCACCTGTTTGATGGGTACTGGGAAGACATCGGAACCATCCGATCGTTCTACGAAGCGAACCTATCGCTCGCTAGCAAGAACCCACCGTTTGATATTCGCAACCGCCATTCGCCAATCTACAGTCGGCCACGCTTTTTGCCGCCGACGATCATGGGCGATGCCAAGATCACGGGCAGTTTGATCGCGGATGGCTGCCGAATTGGCGACAATGTCACGATCGAAAACAGCGTCATTGGTCTGAGAACCGTGATCGGCGACAACGTAACGATCAAGGACAGCGTTGTGATGGGAGCTGACTTTATCGAGATGCGCGGCGCTGAACGCGACGGCAAATTGCCGGTTGGCGTCGGTGCGGGAAGCGTGATCCAGGGTGCAATTCTGGACAAGAATTGCCGCGTTGGCGAAAACGTTCGGATCTTGAACGAAGCCAAGGTTGATCATCAAGGTGAAGACGATGACCTGCAAATTCGCGATGGTATCAGCATCGTGATCAAAGACGGTCAGATCCCTGACGGTTTCAGCTGCTAGTCAGCTTTGACTAAGAGAAGGCTCGGCGGTTCTCCGCCGAGCTTTCAAGCTGCGAGATTCCTTTGCAAGAAACCACGCGGCCGAGTTCAGAATGCGAGTTTCGTGGAGTGCTGGCTCGCTCGAACTTCTCGGGTTCCGTGCCTCACTATCGCAGTGAGGGCTCAGGAATCGGCGGATTCTTTAGAAGCGCCAAGTTGTCGGGTGACCGCTTCGATTGGGATTGGAATCCCACGCAGGCAACCTTCGAGAACCAGTTCGGTACCCACGACACCTTGGAATCGGGCAACGATCATGCGTCCACGGCGAGCTTTTTCGAGCTTGACCAGGACGATGAGATTGTCGCCGGGGGTAACGACTCCGCGGAAGCGAACTTCGTCCACTCCGCCAAAGCCGACCATGGCTGCACCCAGCAAATCGTGCTTTTGGGTGTAATAGCTGGATAGCTGAGCAACCGCTTCCAGCATAACGACGCCTGGCATGAGCGGCATGCCGGGCATGTGACCGCGAACCCAGAATTCGTTTTCGGTGATCGCTTTGTAAGCTGCGCACGCGTGCTGATCGAGATCCTCATGGAGAATCGCGGTCAGTTGTTCCATTTCGTGCCGCTGCGGGTTGTACTCGCGAATCGCTTCGATATCGGCGATTGGCTTGTCAACGTCCAGCAGAGCCGGATCAAGGATGAATTCGCTGCGTGCCACGATCAGGTCTTGATTTTTTTCCGCTTAGCTTTGCGTGCCTTCGCATTTGCGGGGCGTTTGCCGTGATTGGCTTTCTTCGTTTTCCGGTGGGGCTTGGCCACTGTATCGGTCGCTGTTTCTGGAGGAAAGACGTCTGGAAATGGCAAGCAAATCGGCGATTGAAACCGTCAGCCAACGCAATCGGATATTAGCGTTCGCGGTAAACGATACGACCTTTGGTCAAATCGTATGGCGAAAGCTCCACGCGAACTTTGTCGCCTGGAACGATCCGGATGAAGTGCTTTCGCATTCGACCAGCAACATGGGCCATGACCTCGTTGCCGGTTTCCAATTGCACACGAAAGCGAGTGTTGGCGAGGGCTTGTGTAACGGTGCCCTCGACTTCAAAAGCTTCTTCTTTCTTACCCAAAATTGAACCTTCTTAGCGTTTGCTAAACTGAACGCCACGGCGAGCACCACGAAGGCCTGGTTTCTTACGTTCCTTCATGCGTGAATCACGCGTCAGGAAGCTGCCTTCACGCATCGGGTCGTGCAGAGCCTCATCGTGGCTGCACAGAGCACGAGCGAGGCCCATGCGAACGGCTCCGGCTTGGCCGGTCATTCCGCCGCCCGAAACACGAATCAGCAAGTCGACCGATTCGGTCAAGCCAGCGGCTTCGAGGGTTTCAGTGATCGCGTAGCGATGTTGGTCGTTGACGAAGTACTCTTCGATCGACTTACCATTGATAGTGATTTTTCCGCTGCCTGGACGAACGCGTACTCGGGCAACGCTGCTTTTACGACGTCCTGTTCCCAGTGCGTCGCCGTTGATCTTGTCTTTTTTAACTGCAATCATGGATCAGACCCGCGTGATGCGGTCGGTGAGGGCGTGTGGGAACTAAGCGCTAGCTTTTTTGCTGGTGCGAACCAATTCAACGGGTTGCTGAGCGGTGTGTGGGTGCTCAGGGCCAGCGTAGATTTTCAGCTTGCTCAGCATTTGGCGAGCAAGTTTGTTCTTTGGCAGCATCCGGCGAACGGCGTGATACAGCAAGTATTCCGGTTTGCGATCATGGCGATCTTGGTAGCTTTCCAGACGCAAGCCTGGGTAGCCGGTGTACCAAGTGTAGTGGCGATCACGCATCTTGTTGCCCGTCATGCCGATCTTGTCGGCGTTGGTGACGATCACGAAATCACCGCAATCAACGTGAGGTGTGTACTCAGGACGATGTTTTCCCATCAGCACGACAGCGATATCGCTGGCGAGTCGACCGAGGACTTCGTCGCTGGCATCCACAACATGCCATTGCTTTTCGATTTGGCCGGGTTTGGCCATGTAGGTTCGTTGAACAGCCACTGCTCACAACTTCTGACAAAAGGGCACCGAAAATTTGAATCGCAGAACCTAATCGACTGAACCCAAATTCGGCAAGGGCTATTTGGGAAACGTTTGTAGGCTTTTTGGGCGAAATGGGATAGCCGAGCTAGCCAACCTTGAACTGAAGCTCCCCCGCGTCGGCGGGTTGGGGCCGAGTCTTGGCGGTCGCCGTTGCTTTTCGCTCCGGCTTTGCCGTCAGTTGAATCGGCGGGACGGAAGACGATCCACCATGAAACGTACGCTTGCCTTCAATGGTGTGATCGAGCACAAAAGCTCCGCCTGGCATCCCCTTTCGCGGCGAGACACGCAAGATTGACGCATGTCCGCACTGAGGGCATCGAATCCGAAGGCTATGTGTGTCCAACATCTTTTGGATGGAATTGGCAAGTTCTCGGTTTTCGTTGAGTGACGAGAGCGATTTGCCAACCAAGCCCTGAAGTTTTGATTGTAGCGTCAATCGAACGGTTCGCTGGATTCGGTTGAGTTCCCATTGCAGCGATTTCAACATCTGCCCCGTTTCGGAATTCTCGGGTGCAGAAGGTTGGCTGCCGGATGGTTGCTCGCTTTTCCCCACGTGCATCGTGGGCTTTTCATGAGCCAAGTCGCATTCTGAAGAACCACCGCCAGCGGATCCGCCATTGGATGTGTCGGGTTGATCGTCGGGTGCAGCCAAAGCGGGCGTCCAGGCGGAGGTGCGTGTCTGAGAAGCTCGAGAGGATTGGTCGGTGAACGCGAAAACGAGTTCCGTGAACTTTCCGACATGAGTCTGGACAAGAGGTTATACAAAATGTATAAGTTGTCCAGCGGGAATCGTTGTAATCGATTTTCTCTGTGTTTTCAGCGTTGTCGGAGTAGTCGCGTTGGGGGGAAAGACCGGGGCAACCGGCGTTTCCCATGCCAGCGTCACAGTTCGCCAGCGAAGAATGCAAACTCCGCTTTTGAAGCGACTTCCAGTGGCGATCTGAGCGGATTTTTAAGTAGTGTCGGCCCACTGGACATTTCCGCCCCCTTCTCGCCCGAGCAGTCAGACAGGCCCATGTCGGTCAATCAACAAACGGTCGAAGAAACCAAAGCGCAGATCCGCGGTTTGGTTAACGAAATTGCAGCTCTCACGAAGAGCGGTGCCACCGCTTCGGAGTTTTATCCGGAGTTGCTGAGCAAAATCATCACTGCCCTGGCTGCGGCCGGAGGTGCGGTGTGGATGCTGGACGAGGATCAACAACTTCGGTTGCAGTATCAAATCAACGCTGAGCCGTCGATTTTGACCGAAGGCACCGAGGATGCCGATCGCCACAACCGTTTGATCCGTCGCGCTGCCGCCTCGGGCCAATCGTTGCTCGTTCCTCCGTATAGCGGAACGACCGATGGAGACGCAGAAGGCAACCCAACCCGTTACCTGTTGGTTTTGGGGGCCCTTCAACACGACGGTCAAAAAGACGGTTTGATCGAGATCTTCCAGCGTCCCGATACCGCTCCCGATACACAGCGTGGCTACCTGCGGTTCTTGCAGCAGATGTGCGAGTTGGCTGCGGAATGGCTTCGCAGCCAAAAACTTCGCACACTCGGCGATCGTCAAACGCTGTGGCAACAAGCCGACTCGTTCGCGCGTGCCGCTCACGAATCATTGGATTTGAAAGAGACCGCCGCGATTGTCGCCAACGAAGGCAGGCGTCTGATCGGGTGCGACCGTGTCAGTGTGGCGATCAAGAAAGGTGGCAAGTGCAAGGTCGAGGCCATCAGTGGTCAGGACACAATCGAAAACCGCTCGAACATCGTTGCAGCCCTGAATGTGCTGGCCACGCGAGTTGTCGCGGCTGGCGAACCTCTGTGGCACGATGGATCCACCGAAGACTTGCCGCCGCAAATCGAAGAGGCTCTCGAAGATTACGTCGACCTTTCCTATGGCCGTAATCTTGCAGTGCTTCCGCTACGGGAGCCACAACGCAAACTCGGCCAGGAAGCTGAGATGGGTGCGGCCGGCGAAGTCGATCGCGATGATGCCCACCGTGGCGAAGTGATCGGTGCGTTGATCGTCGAGCAAATCGAAACGGATCTCCCGCCTGAAATCTTCCGTCAACGATGCGATTTGGTTTACGAGCACGGCACTCGTGCAATTGCCAACTCACAGGCTCACTCGAATCTGTTCTTGATGCCCGTTTGGCGAACGCTTGGACGAGCGACTTGGGTCTTGCGAGCTCGAACACTGCCAAAAACTTTGGGAGTGATCGGTGCGATCGCCGCTTTGATTTGTGGGTTGATCTTCATCCCGATGGAGTTTGACCTGGAAGCCGACGGAACACTCAAAGCCGAAGCTCGCCGGGAAGTCTTCGCGGGGATCGATGGCGAAGTCCGTGAAGTGCTGGTCGATCACAACTCCATCGTCCAAGCGGGTGATCCGTTGGTGAAGATGATCAACCCAGACATCGGTATCGAGTTGGAAGATCTGCGTGGCCAGATTCGAACGACGATGGCGGAACTGCAACGCATTCGAACTCAGTCCCGCAGTCGGTCGCAATTGAAAGCAACCGAACGGCGTGCAATTGAATTGGAAGAAGTTGAAGTTCAAACCAAGCTCGAAGCACAACGTGCGAAGCTGAAATTGAAAGAACAGCGTGCTGAAGACTTGGTCGTGCGTTCGCCAATCGATGGCATTGTTGTTTCGTGGGAAGTCGAAAAGATGCTGCTCAACCGTCCGATCCAAACCGGGCAAGTGTTGATGGAGATCGCTGATCTATCCAAGCCGATGTATCTCGAAATTGAGATGCCCGAAAAACGCGAAGGTCATCTGGATGAGTTCATCCACGACAACAAAGTTCAGACATTGGACGTCGACTACATCTTGGCATCCAACCCCGACGAACCGTTGCCCGCCAAGTTGCCGGTCGAAAACATCTCGTTGCGAGCGGAAACCAACGAAGAGCATGGCTCGGTCATCAAGATGCGAGTTCTGCCTGATCTGGAGGCGCTGAAAA of the Rhodopirellula baltica SH 1 genome contains:
- a CDS encoding glucose-1-phosphate adenylyltransferase, translating into MIMDLNNTIALILGGGRGTRLFPLTKIRAKPAVPLAAKYRLIDIPISNCINSGLNRAYVLTQFLSESLHRHLRQTYTFDHFSGGFVELLAAQQTVNSGTDWYQGTADAVRKNLVHLRESWIKHVLILSGDQLYRMDFRDMMKTHIESGAAATIAGIPVTRKDASALGIMQVDDTGRVTGFVEKPQTEEEIAKVRMEPSWIDARGIESQGRDLLASMGLYIFDKDLMVDMLENSLHSDFGKEVFPEAINTHKVQLHLFDGYWEDIGTIRSFYEANLSLASKNPPFDIRNRHSPIYSRPRFLPPTIMGDAKITGSLIADGCRIGDNVTIENSVIGLRTVIGDNVTIKDSVVMGADFIEMRGAERDGKLPVGVGAGSVIQGAILDKNCRVGENVRILNEAKVDHQGEDDDLQIRDGISIVIKDGQIPDGFSC
- a CDS encoding 3-hydroxyacyl-ACP dehydratase FabZ family protein; translation: MARSEFILDPALLDVDKPIADIEAIREYNPQRHEMEQLTAILHEDLDQHACAAYKAITENEFWVRGHMPGMPLMPGVVMLEAVAQLSSYYTQKHDLLGAAMVGFGGVDEVRFRGVVTPGDNLIVLVKLEKARRGRMIVARFQGVVGTELVLEGCLRGIPIPIEAVTRQLGASKESADS
- a CDS encoding 50S ribosomal protein bL37, which produces MAKPHRKTKKANHGKRPANAKARKAKRKKIKT
- the infA gene encoding translation initiation factor IF-1, yielding MGKKEEAFEVEGTVTQALANTRFRVQLETGNEVMAHVAGRMRKHFIRIVPGDKVRVELSPYDLTKGRIVYRER
- the rpsI gene encoding 30S ribosomal protein S9; protein product: MIAVKKDKINGDALGTGRRKSSVARVRVRPGSGKITINGKSIEEYFVNDQHRYAITETLEAAGLTESVDLLIRVSGGGMTGQAGAVRMGLARALCSHDEALHDPMREGSFLTRDSRMKERKKPGLRGARRGVQFSKR
- the rplM gene encoding 50S ribosomal protein L13 — protein: MAKPGQIEKQWHVVDASDEVLGRLASDIAVVLMGKHRPEYTPHVDCGDFVIVTNADKIGMTGNKMRDRHYTWYTGYPGLRLESYQDRHDRKPEYLLYHAVRRMLPKNKLARQMLSKLKIYAGPEHPHTAQQPVELVRTSKKASA
- a CDS encoding efflux RND transporter periplasmic adaptor subunit — translated: MSVNQQTVEETKAQIRGLVNEIAALTKSGATASEFYPELLSKIITALAAAGGAVWMLDEDQQLRLQYQINAEPSILTEGTEDADRHNRLIRRAAASGQSLLVPPYSGTTDGDAEGNPTRYLLVLGALQHDGQKDGLIEIFQRPDTAPDTQRGYLRFLQQMCELAAEWLRSQKLRTLGDRQTLWQQADSFARAAHESLDLKETAAIVANEGRRLIGCDRVSVAIKKGGKCKVEAISGQDTIENRSNIVAALNVLATRVVAAGEPLWHDGSTEDLPPQIEEALEDYVDLSYGRNLAVLPLREPQRKLGQEAEMGAAGEVDRDDAHRGEVIGALIVEQIETDLPPEIFRQRCDLVYEHGTRAIANSQAHSNLFLMPVWRTLGRATWVLRARTLPKTLGVIGAIAALICGLIFIPMEFDLEADGTLKAEARREVFAGIDGEVREVLVDHNSIVQAGDPLVKMINPDIGIELEDLRGQIRTTMAELQRIRTQSRSRSQLKATERRAIELEEVEVQTKLEAQRAKLKLKEQRAEDLVVRSPIDGIVVSWEVEKMLLNRPIQTGQVLMEIADLSKPMYLEIEMPEKREGHLDEFIHDNKVQTLDVDYILASNPDEPLPAKLPVENISLRAETNEEHGSVIKMRVLPDLEALKKLSPSPGTKLTADVKCGKRASGFVLLHEVFEWAYKFAF